In Etheostoma cragini isolate CJK2018 chromosome 15, CSU_Ecrag_1.0, whole genome shotgun sequence, the DNA window ActagtcattttttatgataCAAAGTagaaattctctgattccagctttttaaatgtgaatttctttctagtttcttcactcctctgtgaccgTAGACTGAgaatctttgagttgtggacaaaacaaatcGCATACGTCATCTTTCAGGAAAACACTCATTTTTTGTAacccttttctgacattttataaaccaaacaagTTAGTGATTAATCATGAAAATATGATCGACTATGAAACTTAATCCTGCACTATGTTATAACTTTGTTCCAGTCTGGGAAGCATCACCCCGAGCATCAGAGGCTGAACCCCTGAGGATTGTTCTGTTGGGGAGGACAGGGACAGGCAGAAGCACCGCAGGGAACACCATCCTGGGCAGGTCTGCCTTCTGGGTCAGCGTGTCCCCCTGCTCCGTCACCACCCAGTGCACCAGACAGACTGGGACAGTAGACGGGCGGAGCATCTCTGTGATTGACACGCCGGGTTTCTTGCACACACACCTCAACCCCGAGGAAGTCATGACAGAGGTGGGACAGTGCGTTGTCCTCTCCTCTCCGGGACCCCATGTCTTTCTGGTGACCCTGCCAACAGGCAGGTTCACCCAGGAGGAGAGGGACGCCTTAGAGTGGATCAAGGCTATGTTTGGACCTGAAGCAACCAGGTTTACCATGGTGTTGTTCACCTGGGGAGAACGGCTGCAGGGCAAATGCATCGAGGACTTCCTGGGAGAGAACAGTGAGCTGTCGGAGTTTGTGAGCAGCTGCCATGGCGAGTATCACGTCTTTGCTAACAGGGAACAGGACGAGACAGCGGACAGCTCACAACAGGTCGTACAGCTCCTGGAGAAGATAAACAAGACTGTTGCGGAAAATGGAGGAAGTTGCTATGGCAGTGACATGTTCAAAGAGGCTGAGCGGGCCATCAGGGAGGTGCAAGAGAGGATTCtgggaaaaaaaggacacaatCTGTCCCCTCAGAAGGCCGCTAAAGACAAAGAGGAGCAGAGTCCAGAGTTTGAGAGGATGAgaagggaggaagaagaggccAGGAAACGGATGGAGAGGCTTTTCTGGTGCGAGCTGGTGACTGCGGTGGGGAAAGGTGCCGCAGAGGGGGCAGGGATCATGGGGAAGGTCGAGGGGAAAGGGAAGGCTGTGACGAAGGTGAGGATGATGGAGAGGGCAGCAGCTCTGGCAGCGTCGCCGCTCTCCATCACTTCAGCTGCAAAAGCAGTGGGAGGAGCGGTAAGGGAAGGAAGCAAGGTGTTatataaacacagaaaaacttTCCTGAATACACCTCACTGAATATAGTCAGAGCCAAGTGGCCCTCAGTGCACAGTGGAGCCTGTGGTTAATGTAGAGGTGAGAGCAAATATTCATCTATTAATCagttattatttaatatatactATTAAATGAATCGTCAACTATTTggctatttctttattttatttaatacatttcttcgggtcaaatttgactccttttctgaaaagtttctatatcaaaAGTTgtgtggatggttcccaacaaggCTCCTCctatgttaaataaataatcagttcactactttcattgaatttgtgttttttttgtcaattttattgcatttggagaaaaaaactattggtaaaagaacttcaaaaaatgtaaataaaagtgacTTAAACGTGAACAACtgttgaataaagtgacaaaaaaggaaaaagatgtagacaaaaagtaacaaaattgtcaaaaaagtgacaaatgtagtATTTGTAGTAGTATCCACAGAAAATTCAAAAGGTTcagaaaaagtttgaaaaagtgacaaaatcattgggggaagacacaaaagggtaaaaaaaagacaactataACCTTGATATAaagaatttatattttaaattttgactcagaaaacaaatatttccgggtccggggggggggggggggggggggggggggggggggggttaaaacacaagggttaaacggggctctaagcgatgtcggctgacgttacttcttgttgacgttcaaagtattttcaaactaTACGAGACCAGCTtgcccctcccttctgtgctgcCCCCCCagatccttcttgtcggttattggctggaactctgtgtatgcttcgtggtgcaagTGGGcccagtttatttttgttgccgtttgtagacccggGGCTGTCCACAGAGACTTGGCTTTTTACAGtctgttctggggacaggcagctggcAGAGAGTGAGGAGATCTTTGCTGCatttgacaacaaatgttgtaccCTTAAACATGTGTGACATCACTTAGGGCACCTATCAATGTGAATAATTTATAGTTTCTGCACTCCTCTGAAATATTAagctgaatgtctttgagttgaggacaaaacaagacatttgaggacgtcatcttaggctttgggaaacactgatcgaCATCTGATTAATCAAGTATAAACCGACTGGGTAAGGTGATTTATAGACTATGACAGTCAttgttagctgcagccctaTTTAACTGTGAGTTTTCATTGAGCACAACACGCTGTAAGTGTCTGTTTAACATCAGAACAATGCACAAATGCTCCTTCAGACCACACTGTTGAATAAGAACGTAAGTGAATGCGCACCCTTCAGAAAGGTAAACATCCTGGTGTGTTGCAGTCTTTATGGATAGGTAACAAAGAACATAGCCACACCTTTGAATTGCGATAATTCATATTATAATAAAAGGTAATGCAAATAAAATGGTTTGCAATTGAACTTATATATcatttttctagtcttaatgactactctaAAAAACAGGATAATCGTTTTTATAGACAACTTTTCTGccatttccctctttttttaagttcagtCAAGGATACAaccaaagaaagacaaaaacgcATCTGACTAAAACATTGCAGCAGTTATCTGTTTTATCTTTGGCGTCATTTCAGTCAAAGACATGATAAAATGTTTAGCCCTTTTTTCTCCCTTGAAGAAATACATTGAAATATAAAAGACGAGGATTAAATGGAAATACAAAAAGGAACATACTTAGCAATAAGTAAACTGTTTGCATATAATACAGTAAACTACTCAGGGAGTGTCTAACATTAGgtaaacaaaaaggaagacaCTTTGTGGAAGATGTACTGGAAGATATGGCACTCCTAATAATGATCAGAGAAGACTGAGATTATAAAATGTTGAATGAAATGTAGAAAGCTTTGACGGGTAACTTTGGAATCTCTTACAGCTTTAACGCATTTAAAGCTGTAAGAGATACAACCTGATTTATAATTGGGTGGATTCAACATTGTACCAGTCTCCAGAGCTAACGTCTCTCTTGGACcctaaaagggaaagtgaagaCAAATACACAGTGTCTAGATCACTTGCCTGAATTTAAGTTCCACGTGGACATCGGGGACACATCTCCAGTGTCACATTTGCATcttataaagaaaaacaaaaaacattcatcaGTGTGATGTATGCACGTATATGCTTACACGCACTTTCAGACATACAGGCTCACACTCAAAGTATCAATCACACAGAAGATCAATCTCTAGAGATGCAGACATTTGGGTCTACAGAATGGTTTCAGACCATTAGTCCCATTGCTAAACATGTACAGTTGAACGGCAAGGTCTGTTTTCAGATGCTGAGCTGTAGCAGGCACAGAAGGGTGGCTGAACGGTACAAACGTCTGTTTTAAATGGGCATCGGCAGGCCCATCTTTCCTCTTCCTCGAAgcactgcagacagacagaggacaaAGTGGAAGAACAAAGCAGTCAGGAGGTGAAAGTTTGCTTTTGAAACCACACAATTAAACTTTTCCCATTTCTGTGTTTACCAGTTGACCTAATACCAAACACTATTCCCAGTGTCCAAACCAGATTCCTAATCTTTGCTTAAACCGCTACCAAGAAGGATGCTTGTCCTCTTGAACTGGAAAAACCAGATTAAAAACTAACACTGCAGCAGACAATACTCTTAACAGAATCCAATTCATTTCTCGTCACAGCACACTGCCTAGTCTAGCCCTGACTAACACATGAACAACAAATCTAAATGACATTTCCTCTGTTTTATGTCATAAGAATATGTTACTTTGGGTAAACAACAATTTTGGGTCTGGCAGATTATAATGACCattacttttgatattttacagATGATGTGATTGATTGCTCAGGAAAGGTCAAAATACCAGCTGGAGCTCTATAGATTAGAATCATCCTAGATGCCTTACCTCTGATCTTAAGTAATTTGAGCTGAAATCCGTCATAAGTCTCCAAAGCCAACGGTTTGTATACCAAACAATCCGATTTGCAATAATCACTCTTTACTCACCTCTTGTGACGTAAAGGTAGAAGAAATCGCAGTAGAAAATAGTCTGCACGACACCGGACACCACGGCAATCTGGTCGAAGAAGCCCTCGGTGTGGTAACGCCACACCCAGTTGGCTATGTAGAGGGCTCGGTAGAGGCCGAGGAAGAACAGGTAGTGGGTGGTGATGGACTCGGCCTCGCCGGTCTTGGTGATCATGAAGAGCTGCGGCATTATGGCCACGGCCTCCAGAAAAATGGAGAAGGTCCACATGATCTGGATGGAATCAGTGAGAGGGAGACACACGAGACTTAAACCGACGGGTTAAAAGTACAAGTGAAGTGTATTATTTGGGCGGCTACCTATGTACACAACATTAAACAGAGCATAAAGTGACCATAAAGCCCTCAAGCTGCATGTTTATCAGCCATGAGTGATCTTATGATATTTATACTTTTCTACACTTGGACCCAAATGTATTGAAGATACCGTCTGAGCGCCTATTTACCTCCATTGGGGTGAAAGCATAGTTTTCTAGGAAGGACAGCCCGATGACTGGCACCAACAGGAACTCCACGCGGAACGTGTCGTTCTCAGAGTTGTCTGTGTTCCTGAAGCGCATGTAAATCAGGTACACGGTGGCGTAGGACATAGCCAGGAACACCACCTGAGAGCAAAGGTGAATATTGATTAAGCATTGACCAAATCAATGTAAACACTGAAATATTCTAGTCATTAGGACAGACTGCTTTGCATACACTGGGAATTACATACAACTCTATGTGAACATTGATTGACCtgtctcaatgtgtgtgtgtgtgtgtgtgtgtgtttgtgtgtgtgtgtgtgtgtgtgtgtgtattgtttcaGGGGAGACTGAAGGCTACTCTATGCTGAGAAGATGCACTCTGATGATGCTTAAGCTGCTGTTAATACTGCCACTCTTTGACTCACTGTCTCTTAGAGGCTTTCTCTAGAATAACTTGttattttgctgatttaaattgccttttgtgtgttacttagtgtgtgtgtgtgtgatatacgCAACATTTGAAGACACATTTTGGACTTTAAACTACTGCAAAATGAATCACCCTAAGTTGTTGTGCTAGCATGGCCCTCAGTGAATACAGAGTGTAGTTGTATTAGGTTCAGATTCAGgggtgtgaatgtgtctgtgtgtgatctgCACGCTTACCTTCATCACTGTGTTGTAAGCAGAGATGTAGACTGTAAACAAGTCAAGATACCTGGTGGTGAAGACAAGTGCAAACAGCACCTGAGACTTCCCAGAGATTCCTgcagagagatatatatatagagagagagagagagatagagatagagagagagagagagcgagagagagagagcgagagagagacgaGTTTAATCCTGTCTAATGTGCAGCCAAGAGTAGATGGCCACTTTTCTGATCCAGGATAGCTCACATATATAACAAGAAAAGGTAACTATTTCCCcttgtttcttttattacacCAGGGGTTATGTATAATAGGTGGAGCAGGCAGCAGATTGCTTTGCTAACATTGCCACGTAGCTTCCACTCCTGCAGAACCCCTCAGCCTGATGCCAACACCCTACATTATACACTTAACTGATATCTACAAACACACTGTGCCTGTGAGTCACAGCTGTACCTACACTTTGTACAACTGCATGCATACTGCTATAGCGAGGCTGTTCAATCCCACCAGTAAGTTAAAGTGCAGTGTTGTCAGTGTCAGCCTACCAGCACAGGATTTGGACCTCCATATCTTCAGTAACAGGATAATGATAGCCACCAAATGTGACACGTCACCAGCCAAACGAAAGATattcatgttgttttctttgataACAAAACGTTGATACAACTCCGTGCAGGCCTACAGGTCCTCCGGAGACAGTAAGGAGTTGTTAAgccacaaaaaaatgcaaacgtGCAAAGcgaatgtaaaaaaacaacgaCAAGccgagataaaaaaaaaagctaaacttAAGCTAACGGCTGCCCGGTGAACTCCAAGTCTGTCCGACTGCTAGTTGGCACGTTTTCTAAAAACATGTAGATACACTAGACAAAATGTCTACTGAGTCCACTCATAAACTCAGCTGTGTCTGCAGTGATGTGAGAAGAAAGTTGTTTCAGAGGAGGTGACGTGGCTGACAGCTCGCAGTCGGACAGCGGTAACCAGCGTCAAGCAAATGTATCTATTTCCGGTTCGAAGTCTTTCaaagtaaaactaaatgttCTTTATTAAGATTATAatgatcataataataaaaacactgaggaaattcccttgttaataaggtaattattaaagttctaaaaatacatatttacttGTACCGGTGGTGCTTGACTTTCTCTGGCTAACTTGAAGCTGCTGTACGGCTAACCCCGATTAAACAGCAGGTGGCGACAGACTTCAGGCAATAAGTAAGAAGCACCATTCTTTTCAAAAGAAGGAAACATTCAAACGGATTTGGATTGGATTTCCGTTATTTTCTTCAAAcataaatgggatttttttctttattttctagtATCAGATTACTGTTGTTCCTTCAGCTGTACTTTCAGGCTAGGAtaggaaattaaaagaaaatcacaaagaGTAAAATGATAAATGACTGTAATATGAGAGAGTTGCAACAAACCTAACTTGTATTCATTTAGctgttttataattgtttctatccttttcatttgtgtttcaatATTGTGTTAGCATTTCATGTTTGATGGTATAAAACATTATACCAAACACTTGGAATTGCCTTTGtgtgaaatgtgctttacaaataaatagcCCCATTTTGCCTTATCCTTTATCAACTTTGGAAGGTCTACATGAATCATACACCAATATGCACCTgctagttgaaaaaaaaaaaaaaaaaaaaactgcacctGCAGGATAAGATGTAATTAAATGCAATAAGATGCAAAatgtataatattattattattattaatattaataataataataataataataataataataataataataataataataataataataattgcatCATATTGAAatcattcaaatttaaattactGGATTTCCTTTGCAATCATATGTCACAGATGATGAATAATTATCTGTGATAGCTTGTAATTTGAAAACATCTCATCCCACACAGGGAAGGATGTTTTAAGTCGTCATCTGGGTGATGAGCTGTTTCTATTTGAGGTAATTCTTGTATAAAGGAAATTGGCGCTGTGTCTCCCCTTCCATCGAATCCCATCGCCTACATCTCCTCCTCCGTCCTTCCTCTCAATCCATAAGTTGCAAATGATTTCTGTTATCACACACATCCTACTTCCTTGCATCATACTTCAATGTTTGATGTCTTGAAAATCAGCACAGGGGACCTTAGATTACAGCGGAAATGCTTTCAGCCTACTTACACCTCATCTGtgggctgacacacacacacacacacacacacacaaaatgcagcTTCGGTATACACCCCTGAAGCATCGAGCACAGAGCCTTGGGTCCCTTTTTCTGTAACTAGGCTGTTCAAGTTGAATATTATTCTCAAACAGAAGTCTTCATATTATGAGAAACAGTCAAGAACTGTGattgataaataaacaataaagagGGACGAAATAAGTGGAAACATACAAGTACATATAAAATATGCAATACAATGATGGTTAATTAATCTTCTAGGGGTGATTTATTCCAGACAAATGTCCAGTAGAGGACATCTTCTGGACAGAGCTGACCCGTACATAGGCTACCCTAATGAGCGAGTGCTGAGCAAAAGGTTATGGGAACTAATCtgacacccaggcctgattagcAGCTATTTATACGTACACACAGTCCGGTTTGCCCTCAGATGCTACGGGGCTGAGTGACTGTCTAATCAATCTGTCTGCAACTCTCAATCTCCTACTTGTATCCCATCATACACAATCTTTTTTCCTGTTATGCACGGTAACCAGTCATTTAGTGTCTGTTTAAAACCACAAACGCTGTACCGCAAAGGCTCCCACTGTAGTGTCAGCGCTCAGCTGTGAGCACTGACACTACAGCTGGTAAAAGCTGTGATTATCTTCAAAACAACCCTTACAGGGTaattaaaagttatatttattCATGCAAATTAACCACCtggagtttctttttaaagcttgAGCATAATTATCACAGTTATACAAGTCTTTATGTTATCAACAATCTAAGTCatatttaaagctttatttgacttttacaAAGTCTGGATTCATATTGTAAACCTTTTTATCAATGTAACAATGACAAATGTAATTGTACTAAATGAGCAGCAGACTGAAAGAATAGACATTTCTTCATTTAGGTTCTGATGCAGCtacaaagaaacatttttcatgTGCACGCTATGATTATAGGAGTCAAATGTCACCAGAATTCAACCTGAAACAATCTCTTCCAGACCAGCTTTCAAAGTCAGGATAAAGAAAAACTCATAACCTagcttttcctctttcttcaattcaattcaattatattttatgtatagcgtcaaatcataacagaagttttTTCAGTGCATgtcacagatagagtaggtcaaGACCACCCTCTATAATTCATATATTCTTTCCAACTTTAAAAGTTCAATAATTTTGGAAAGAATTCGCAGAACTGCTCTTAACA includes these proteins:
- the LOC117957477 gene encoding GTPase IMAP family member 7-like — translated: MSSSENAASHEVWEASPRASEAEPLRIVLLGRTGTGRSTAGNTILGRSAFWVSVSPCSVTTQCTRQTGTVDGRSISVIDTPGFLHTHLNPEEVMTEVGQCVVLSSPGPHVFLVTLPTGRFTQEERDALEWIKAMFGPEATRFTMVLFTWGERLQGKCIEDFLGENSELSEFVSSCHGEYHVFANREQDETADSSQQVVQLLEKINKTVAENGGSCYGSDMFKEAERAIREVQERILGKKGHNLSPQKAAKDKEEQSPEFERMRREEEEARKRMERLFWCELVTAVGKGAAEGAGIMGKVEGKGKAVTKVRMMERAAALAASPLSITSAAKAVGGAVREGSKVLYKHRKTFLNTPH
- the kdelr3 gene encoding ER lumen protein-retaining receptor 3 is translated as MNIFRLAGDVSHLVAIIILLLKIWRSKSCAGISGKSQVLFALVFTTRYLDLFTVYISAYNTVMKVVFLAMSYATVYLIYMRFRNTDNSENDTFRVEFLLVPVIGLSFLENYAFTPMEIMWTFSIFLEAVAIMPQLFMITKTGEAESITTHYLFFLGLYRALYIANWVWRYHTEGFFDQIAVVSGVVQTIFYCDFFYLYVTRVLRGRGKMGLPMPI